In the Channa argus isolate prfri chromosome 19, Channa argus male v1.0, whole genome shotgun sequence genome, TTAGATTGTGTTTTACCACGTTGTCCAGCTTTCGTGCgtaaattaaaatacagtgttGTTATTTTTCGGCCTAAGTGTTTCAAGCTTACATCCAAAGCAAAATGTCCAAATTCACCTTTTCTTGAAATTTAGAAGATTAAACTGAATGTTGAAAAGATCCCTTTACAGATTGTGATAATGTGAgatgttaatttttttcagaCTTCTGATGTTTGGTGGTCATTAACATTTTTGATATGGACAGCAGAGTGAGGAAGACAAAGGGTGAGTCGATGGGAGTGCAGCTGATGGCTGCGTTGTGATTAAAGACACCAAATTACGGCAATGAACAGTGTCGTAATTACATTGCTTAATCACATTCTGGAGGTCTAATTGCCTTAACGATGTGTTCCATTATGTGAAGCCAGGTATTACAGTCGACATTTTTCATACACACTTGTTTTCGAATTAACATATACCCACACCGctatgaaaattgttttaataatcaaaataaaggtcgtcagtttttggtttttttcctTAGTTGTTCTTTCCGTGGAGAACAAACATCTTCTTACTGCCTTTGGCCAATAATCGCCTTTTGGCCTTCACTTGCTGGAAAagcaaaacagatttttttctttgtacttgACACCTGATGGAAATCCGAGACTTCCAAATAACAGCTACAACACCCCCAGACAAGACggtcttatttttaaaaaggacaaaaaaaaacatcattaaaatgtaaaatttatatTGAAAAAATTGGGATAGCAAACAGAAGTTAAAGGGGGTTCACTCTGATTCCTCTACACTTCACATTAGAATAATCGGAAGCGTTTCTgttgttcaaaatattttaataaagctttTCAACACTGAAATACATACAAATGGCCCTCTTTGCTCTTATAATAACTAAGGTATCTACAATAATCCACAACCTGGCCTGACAACGCGATTAACTGAAGACCTCGATCACTGTGTGAGAGATAAAACGTAACAAATACAACAACTAAAAAAGGACAACAATGTGCAATGCAAGCAAAATATCCGATTAAAATATCCAAATTAATACATTACAGAAGACACATGGAAACGCCTGGTAATGCTTGATTTACGTTGTCaattttttattctaaattctTATGTCACAACCCCCCTTGATAGAACTGTAGGCGTGCACAACTATTACCAACTGTCTGGATGAGCACACAAGTATCTGAACGATTGAACTACTTAACTAATAATCTATTTCATTTAACTTTTGCGTGTTTATGACACCGTGTGATCAATAGAGAGCTCAAGAATGCCGGCCTACACCAGGAAgcaatctgcaaaaaaaaaaaaaaagtctcttagGTGAATCGACGAAAACCCGCAAATCAATGGGGAAGCAGCAGAAAGAGAGGCTGGACTAACGCTCCAGGAAGGTGTCCATCTATTCAAGTCAAAAGGTCGCAGGTTGTCAGGTCACCAAAACCTCCAAAAGGGTCCATAACAGAGCAAGTGATCAACAACTCACTCAGCACTTGCAGCCACTCACACAGGCCTACTGTACTTGTGTTTGGTCTTCACTGCCATTCATACCAGCACTTTAAGGATGATTTTATATACACAATCAAGTAttgtttgaacaaaaaaacgtgttttgaatgcatttagtaaatattataaaagtatTCATCGGCATTACTTCATTGTCTCTAGCCTACTGACCGAAACAACAGTAGCTTCACAGGTTTTTCCTCCCGAAAGTGTCCCTAAAAGTGGTGTCTGTTCACTCATGTGCTTCTTTTAAGTCTTTGTCAGACGCAGTTAAGGCTTGTCAGTGCACTGTTTGCAGAGGCTGGAGGTGGCGTTGTTGAATAGGGCACATTTATCGGGGCAGGAGGACGCAGCCACTCCGGTGGGGAAGGGATATCCAGGCGGTTGCTCGTACGCGCCCAAGCCCGGAGCAGCAAGGGCTGTAGTGGCCGGTATCGACGCCGCAGAGATGGCTTGGCCCTGGTTGAGATACGCCACTAGCCTCCTCATCTCTTCCAGTGCCTGTGCCTGCATGAGGATGTAGTTTTTGGCGAGCAGCAAAGTGGCAATTTTGGAGAGTTTCCGTACTGACGGGCTGTGCGCGTAGGGGATGACCGCCCTGAGCTCATCCAGCGCGTCGTTTAGATCGTGCATCCGTCGTCTTTCTCTGGCATTGATGTTTAGCCTCAGTAATTTCTGCTCTTTGGTTTTCTTACCTCCCTCTCCTTTCCCCGCGGGCACCGTCCGTCCGTCTGTCAGAAGGACCATGTCGCACCTGCCGTCACTGTCATCGTCGGGACTTTGCTCTCCGCCGCTGCTTTCCGCTGCCGAGGTCCTGCTGGCGCTTTCTCCGTACTTGACGCACAAAGATCCGGTCGGCAGACCCAGTGGTCCCCCTCTAACTCCTGCCAGTCCTCCTGGCTGAATGGGGTCTGGGTCGTTCTGGTCAAAACAGCTGATTGGTGACTGACGGTCTCTGGCTGGTAGTTCGATGCCGGCCGACGATCTGAAAGGGTCCATTTTTTTAGTAGACACGGCGCTGAGAGTTTTGTGAAAAATGTCCCCTGCGCCGTTCAAGTTCATCCTCCTGTCCATAACCGTGTGGATTGCGCGTTATTGTAGGCTATGGCACCTTGTGAAAACTCTTGAAGCGTCTCTGCGAgtttcttcctctgtttgtccTGACGGGTTTAGTTGTGTGTCAGCGGCGAAGTTGCAGCCTCGCTCGATTTGTCAGCTGAGGTGTGGAGACGAGGAGGAGACTCATGTAATAAGCGCTGCTCtctcctgcctctctctctctctttcggtCTGTGGTTCACCTTCACCGGATCTCCACGATGATCCTCGTTACGCACAAGACGCCAGAGTCTTTTTACATCATTATCTCGAGGCGAGTTATTAAAAAGGATTCGCCCATTGGGACAGAGAcgccctctccccctctctatCCAATCAGGTTAACTGTttaattaatgacatttaaacGATGACAAGGAATACCGAGAGCACGCTGTCTGTTCCTGTTTCACCATGAGGATCCTCTTTATACCGGTGTTTTCACAAAGCTCTGTGATGAAGAAATTACCTGCTGCAGTATCTTTGCGCTTGTGCGTGTTTAAAGAGAAAAGTTGATATTCAAAGTAACATTTGTCTTGAACCAAACTCTTATTTCATATTGGAGCATTTTATTGCAATTGTCACAGGTCAAATCATAGAGATTATTTGTTTAGCGTGTTTGGGAATCTTCACGCAGCCACTATTGGTCAGTATTTAGATGGCTCTATTTTTTATGCGTGACACCAAAACCAGTTTGATTCTGAAAAAGCCCAAACTTTCAAAGCTGACATGACAGACTTTCAGTTATTTCTGAAACCACCCATAGTGAATACCATCTTCTACTGCCTGCATGCACCTCTTCAGTCTGACGATTGTTGCTCCAAATgaacattaattttattttcactgttgttGTATCCATCTCAGTTTGTCAGGTTAGCACATGACAATTCTGTGCTCTGACAAACATTTACTTGTGCTCATACTGCCATCTACTGGGTTGTGTAGTATAATACAACCCGAATGAAAGTCACCAAGACCAGCAATTTTCCATAACTTCCCTATTACTGTTCTTTCTTTAACACTATGAACTCCTTTGGCAAACTATCGTTAGGAAACACATGTTATGGAATTAATAAAGTTAAGTTTCTGTTTGATTCCAGTCGACACTCTAAGACTTGCTGTTTCTGAATGTGGCAAACATTTAAGATAAATCTTAATTTTTCTATAATGAAGTGACCAGAAACAACAGTAGGTTCGAATATTTTATTCGATATTGTCTGTACACCGCCATCTTCGGGACCCTCCCCAGATTTACAATGGAATTTAAGTCTCGGTTTTAACTAGGCCACTTAGGGACCGTCAATGACTTATCCTGAAGCCACTCTTGcattgtcttggctgtgtgctttaGGATTTGTTGTGCTGAAAGGTGAAGTGTCACCATTTCATGCACTCTGGAGCAGGCTTTTGGTGTCTATTTGGCTGCTTTCATCCTTTGCTCAATACTGACCAGTCTCCCTGTCACCGTTGCTGAGATGCACTCACATAGTATGATGCTTCTACCACCATGTGCACGTGTCACCGTAGGGATGACATTAGTCCGGTGATGATCAGTGCATGGTGTTCGCCAGACAGTATTTGGAGGTCTGCTTAAAGAGATTGCTATGCGAGACTGGAAGAGTccagtgaaaaatgtattaatttagcCTGTATTTCTTTAgactattcatttttttattttcataatccATCTCTTCTATGTTCCTCTAAGTCTCTCAGTACAGCTCTGAATTATGGGAAAACAAGCATTAGAGAATTACGAAAGATTTGTGGGCTATTTGGTTGAACGAGGGGGGGTAGGCAATGAGCAGTGGAgttgtccatggtgctgaacaCATTGATGGCTGTTTATGCCTGAACTATTTTCTCTTCCAGACAGGTTATGTCACCCAGGCATCAACACAGTGTATTTTACCAACTCTTGAACAGAGAAAGCATTGTTTTTCACCTCAACATTTTGTACGAAAAATGTAGCACATGCTCCGCCACCAAACATATTTGTAGTTGCTCCGCATTAAGGTCCAAATCTCCCTCTACTTCATCTGAGGTTACCATGGCAAGTCACCATAGTGTGTGTGCTGC is a window encoding:
- the bhlhe22 gene encoding class E basic helix-loop-helix protein 22 gives rise to the protein MDRRMNLNGAGDIFHKTLSAVSTKKMDPFRSSAGIELPARDRQSPISCFDQNDPDPIQPGGLAGVRGGPLGLPTGSLCVKYGESASRTSAAESSGGEQSPDDDSDGRCDMVLLTDGRTVPAGKGEGGKKTKEQKLLRLNINARERRRMHDLNDALDELRAVIPYAHSPSVRKLSKIATLLLAKNYILMQAQALEEMRRLVAYLNQGQAISAASIPATTALAAPGLGAYEQPPGYPFPTGVAASSCPDKCALFNNATSSLCKQCTDKP